In the Populus trichocarpa isolate Nisqually-1 chromosome 1, P.trichocarpa_v4.1, whole genome shotgun sequence genome, one interval contains:
- the LOC7478661 gene encoding ADP-ribosylation factor-like protein 8a, protein MGLWEAFLNWLRSLFFKQEMELSLIGLQNAGKTSLVNVVATGGYSEDMIPTVGFNMRKVTKGNVTIKLWDLGGQPRFRSMWERYCRAVSAIVYVVDAADFDNLSVSRSELHDLLSKPSLSGIPLLVLGNKIDKPGALSKEDFMEQMGLKSITDREVCCYMISCKNSTNIDTVIDWLVKHSKSKT, encoded by the exons ATGGGGTTATGGGAAGCTTTTCTCAATTGGCTACGAAG TCTCTTTTTCAAGCAAGAAATGGAGCTGTCTCTTATAGGACTTCAGAATGCTGGGAAAACTTCTCTTGTAAATGTTGTCGCT ACTGGTGGATATAGCGAAGACATGATCCCAACA GTTGGATTTAACATGAGGAAGGTTACAAAAGGCAATGTCACAATAAAGTTGTGGGATCTTGGAGGTCAACCAAGGTTCCGCAGTATGTGGGAGAGATATTGTCGCGCAGTTTCAGCCATTGT ATATGTCGTGGATGCCgctgattttgataatttatctGTCTCGAGAAGTGAACTTCACGATCTTTTAAGTAAACCCTCTCTGAGTGGTATCCCTTTGCTGGTACTGGGAAATAAGATTGACAAACCAGGAGCCTTGTCCAAGGAAGATTTCATGGAACAAAT GGGGCTTAAGTCCATCACCGACAGAGAAGTATGCTGCTACATGATCTCATGCAAGAACTCAACCAACATCGACACAGTTATTGACTGGCTTGTAAAACATTCAAAATCGAAGACTTGA